The Salinibaculum sp. SYNS191 genome has a window encoding:
- a CDS encoding SagB/ThcOx family dehydrogenase has translation MALERLSRRTILTLLVVAGLSLALDLVFGAFRFVRTDDGDEWSVEGSVTLPRPRDQSDVSVEEAIADRRSRRAYSDRALERSELGQLLWATQGVTDRDRGFRTAPSAGALYPLEVYVVVGSPGVEGLESGVYRYRPGRHELDRGRTGNLQSELQAAAVDQEFVEEAAVDIVVCAVDERTTRKYGERGRQRYVPMEAGHAGENLSLQAEALGLATVSVGAFRDDRVRDIVGAPADQRPLYVFPVGGRA, from the coding sequence ATGGCGCTCGAACGGCTGTCACGCCGAACGATACTCACACTGCTCGTCGTTGCAGGCCTGTCGCTGGCTCTGGACCTCGTTTTCGGCGCATTCCGATTCGTCCGCACGGACGACGGCGACGAGTGGTCGGTCGAGGGGTCCGTCACGCTTCCGCGTCCACGGGACCAGAGCGACGTCTCGGTCGAGGAGGCAATCGCCGACCGCCGCTCCCGGCGGGCGTACAGCGACCGTGCGCTGGAGCGCAGCGAACTCGGGCAGTTGCTCTGGGCAACGCAGGGTGTGACTGACCGGGACAGGGGATTCAGGACTGCACCGAGCGCGGGCGCGCTCTATCCCCTGGAAGTGTACGTCGTGGTTGGGTCCCCCGGCGTGGAGGGGCTGGAAAGCGGTGTCTATCGCTACCGACCGGGGCGTCACGAACTCGACCGGGGCAGAACTGGCAACCTCCAGTCCGAACTACAGGCTGCTGCAGTCGATCAGGAGTTCGTCGAGGAAGCAGCGGTCGACATCGTCGTCTGCGCTGTCGACGAGCGAACGACCCGGAAGTACGGAGAACGCGGGAGACAGCGGTACGTCCCGATGGAGGCCGGTCACGCCGGCGAGAACCTCTCCTTGCAGGCCGAGGCCCTCGGCCTCGCAACCGTCTCGGTCGGTGCCTTCCGCGACGACCGCGTGCGGGACATCGTGGGGGCACCGGCGGACCAGCGACCGCTCTACGTCTTCCCCGTCGGAGGGCGAGCGTGA